Below is a window of Myroides profundi DNA.
GTACAGCTATAGTAGGACGAGACAACTTTTTAGGCAGTGGTCGCATAGTGATCGGCTAGTGATGGCATAATGGTCGCATAGTTTTGACCAGTTTTAATGCGATCACTATGGGATCAAATGCCCATATCCATAGTATAAGTAGAAGGAATGTGTAGTTGTGGTAATGTATGTATTGGTTCTTTTGTTAACAAAAGACTTTATTGATTTATGATAAGTAAGGTGTAGGGTAGAGGCGAAAAAATTGTTCTGAATAAGATTCATAAAAGGATTTGGAATGTATTAGAATGCTCTGATAAATAGCGTCATTAATTCTTTTAATGCGATTTTATTATGTTTTTTATAGCTCATCTTTTGACAATTTATAGCGCTGAAGTATGATGAATACAAGAGAATTACAAAATAAAATTGTCAAATAAAAAAGGACTAATGTAAACTTATCATTAAATATAGTCTCTTTAATTGTTAATATGTTTCATTCTTGTTTATATTTGCATCATGCAAAGAAAGAAAAACATAGCAAGAATTCTATTGGTGGTATCCGTTCTGTTTACCATTGTCTTTCAATTTGTGCATAGTTATGAGCATTTAGTATCTACAGTTCGCTATGAGAGAGAACATAGTACACATGCTCACTTTAATGAAAAGAGAAGTGATTCTACAGAGCAGTTAACTTTTAAAGAGGTTCATGATCAGTTAGATCAGTGTTTTGCTTGTGATACTATTTTGAATCAAGCTATTTTGTCAGAATTTTTCTCATTTGATTTTTCACAGTTTAAGGTGATTAAAGAGGTACAAGACTTCGTATCTCTAAGAGTAATACCTCTTTCACAAATATACTTTTCGCTCAGGGCTCCCCCTGTATTGGCATAAATTATTTAGAATAATCTCATACAGTGCTGTATAGAGGTTAGTTATTTATGTACAATTAAAATATTAGAGAATTAATGAGAATTTTTATTCTTGTACTTTCGCTAATGGCTACTATTGGTGCTTATGCACAGCAGTTTACTGTTGCGGGTAAGGTATCAGATATGTATGGTGTAGCTTTAGTAGGGAGTACGATACAATTAGGGGATCAAGTTTCTGTAGCGGATCTTAATGGACAATTTATATTCAAGTCTGTTAAGGAAGGTAAGGTTGATTTTCAGATACAGTTTATTGGATATCAGAGCATTCGTCAGGAGCTAAATGTGACTAAAGACTTGACACTAGATTTTCATCTTAAGGAAGATAATACTGTCCTAGACCAGGTGGTAGTCTCTTCTAAAGGAGTCCAAACGATCAAGAATACAGAAAAAATAAGCAACCAAAAGTTAGTTGAGAATTTCTCAGGTTCATTGGCTAAGACATTAGAGAATGTTCCTGGAGTGAATGCGATGGTGATTGGTGCTGGTGCGTCTAAACCTGTTATAAGAGGGTTAGGCTTTAACCGTGTGGCGGTAGCTGAGAATGGAGCTAAACAAGAAGGACAACAATGGGGTGCTGATCACGGTCTGGAGATCGATGCTTTTAGTACAGAAGAGGTAGAGGTGATTAAAGGTGTAGGAGCTATCGAGTACGGGAGTGATGCTATCGGTGGTGTAATTAAGATTAATAATGAGAAGGTACCTGAGGTACACTCTTTTAATGGTAGTGCTACCATCTTTGGTAAGACTGTGAATGACTCTTATGGTGCTTCTTTACAAATCAAAGCTAGAGAAGATAAGTTCTTCTTTAAGTTTAAAGCTACTGCTCAGGACTATGGTGACTATAGAGTACCTACAGATCAGATCTATTACCTAAATACGAATATTCCTATTTATGGAAGACGTATGAAGAATACAGCTGGTAAGAATACAGCCTTATATGGACAGATCGGGTATGTAAATGGTAAGGTGAAGAATATTCTAAGTGTGAGTAATGTGTACGATAAGAGTGGGTTTTTCCCTGGAGCACATGGTCTTCCTAGTATTGCCGCTGTAGCAGATGATGGAAATCATCGTAATATAGAGTTGCCTAACCAAAGTGTAAATCACTTTAAGGTTACGAATAACTTTAGTTATGAGTTAACTGAGAACAGCAAATTTAATGTTCTACTGTCATTTCAGAATAATAAGAGACAGGAGAATAGTCTTTTTCACTCACACTTTGATAATCAAGAGGCACCAAGTGTAAACCCTAATCTAGAATTAGAGTTTAATTTAAATACATTTGATGTCGCTGCTAAGTATGAGTATTTGTCTCCCAATAATCATAAAAGTACAATAGGTGTTCAATATACCTATCAAAATAATACAATAGCAGGGTATGGTTTCTTATTGCCAAAGTTTAATCGCTTTGGTATAGGGGCATTTGCTACACATGAGCATTTTGTTACAGATCGTTTTACATGGGAGGCTGGAGTACGTGCTGATTATGCAGAGATTCATATTAAGCCTTTCTATGATAATGTATTGTATGATTATTTAAGAGATAATGGTCACTCACATAGTTTTGCCGCAGATTATGCACAGCGTAGTCATAAGACAGATAAAGACTTCACTAGCTTTAATGCAATGATAGGGGCTAAGTTTGATTATACAGATAAGATTAAGTTAGCTGCTACTTTTGGTACTAATTTTAGATTCCCTACAGCTATAGAGATGGCTTCTAATGGAGTACACCATGGTGCTTTCAGACATGAGAAAGGTAACCCTAATCTGAAACCAGAGCAAGGAGTTGCTTTTGATTTAAGAGCTAGTTATACAAGTGAGAATTTTAATACGTCTATTAGCCCTTATGCATATTTCTTTTCAAATTATATATTCTTAAGACCTTCGGGTAAGTTCTCTGTTTTACCAGATAGTGGACAAATTTATGAATATTCACAGTCACAAGCTTTTATTTCTGGATTTGAGTGGAAAGTAGAACAAAGGTTCTTACAGAGTTTCGTAGCAGAGGGTGTTTTTGAATATATTTATAATCGTCAGATAGCTAACGGTAAGAAAGGAAATTATCCTCTACCATTTTCTCCACCAATGAACTTCTTTGGTCAGCTGAAATATGAGTTTAATAATTGGAAAGCCTTTACAGAATCTGAATTATTTGTGAATGGTAAATGGTTTGCTAAACAAGAACGTATAGCTCAAGGAGAGTCTATCACCCCAAGTTCTTTTAGTTTAGGAGCAGGTTTTACTTCTACTATCAAAATCGGAAAGGTAGCAGCAAGAACAAGTCTATTAGCAACGAATATATTAGATCGCAAGATTCTTAATCACATG
It encodes the following:
- a CDS encoding TonB-dependent receptor; this encodes MRIFILVLSLMATIGAYAQQFTVAGKVSDMYGVALVGSTIQLGDQVSVADLNGQFIFKSVKEGKVDFQIQFIGYQSIRQELNVTKDLTLDFHLKEDNTVLDQVVVSSKGVQTIKNTEKISNQKLVENFSGSLAKTLENVPGVNAMVIGAGASKPVIRGLGFNRVAVAENGAKQEGQQWGADHGLEIDAFSTEEVEVIKGVGAIEYGSDAIGGVIKINNEKVPEVHSFNGSATIFGKTVNDSYGASLQIKAREDKFFFKFKATAQDYGDYRVPTDQIYYLNTNIPIYGRRMKNTAGKNTALYGQIGYVNGKVKNILSVSNVYDKSGFFPGAHGLPSIAAVADDGNHRNIELPNQSVNHFKVTNNFSYELTENSKFNVLLSFQNNKRQENSLFHSHFDNQEAPSVNPNLELEFNLNTFDVAAKYEYLSPNNHKSTIGVQYTYQNNTIAGYGFLLPKFNRFGIGAFATHEHFVTDRFTWEAGVRADYAEIHIKPFYDNVLYDYLRDNGHSHSFAADYAQRSHKTDKDFTSFNAMIGAKFDYTDKIKLAATFGTNFRFPTAIEMASNGVHHGAFRHEKGNPNLKPEQGVAFDLRASYTSENFNTSISPYAYFFSNYIFLRPSGKFSVLPDSGQIYEYSQSQAFISGFEWKVEQRFLQSFVAEGVFEYIYNRQIANGKKGNYPLPFSPPMNFFGQLKYEFNNWKAFTESELFVNGKWFAKQERIAQGESITPSSFSLGAGFTSTIKIGKVAARTSLLATNILDRKILNHMSFYRPLEIPELGRSIQLMIQVPF